CAGATCGTCCAGGTGTGTCAACTCCCTTTTGCTCTTAACGAGCATATCGCCCACATACACCTCCATGTTTCTAccaatttgcttgctgaacatcttgtttactagTCTTTGGTATGTTGCTCATGCGTTCTTCAGTccgaagggcatcaccttgtagtaGTAGAGCCTTCGACTTGTGATGAAAGCAATTTTTTCatgatcttcctcagccattTTTATCTGGTTATATCCtgaaaaagcatccatgaacgTCAGTAACTTATGCCCGGCCGTAGAATCTACCAGTTGATCTATCCTAGGCAGGGGAAAACTGTCCTTCGAGCAGGCCTTGTTCTGGTCCGTAAAGTctacgcacattctccacttcccattcgcTTTTTTCACcagcacgacgttggccagccactcgGGATAATAAACCTGTCGgatgaagtctgcctgcaacaaCATGTTAACTTCGTCGgtgattgcttggtttcgttcgggggcaaagactCATCGTCTCTGTTGGATGGGCTTTTTCCCGGGACCTATGTTCAACTCGTGCTGGATTACTTGGCGTGGTATGCCgggcatatcctcgtgactccatgcaaatatgTCCAAGTTTTCCTTAAGGAATTGGACGAGTTTCTTCCTCATCTCGGGGCTTAAGGTTGTTCCTATTCTCGTCACCTTTGCAGTTTCCCCCTTGACGAGTTCTACTATTTCCAGAGCTTccattttgtcttctttttcttcctcgaTCGTCCACGTGTGGTTTTCCCCTGCAGCCAGCACGGCCTGGTAGCATTCCCGGGCCAagacttggtctccttttacctcgCCGACTCCGTCTTTGGTTGGGAATTTTAcctttaggcagtaggtggacgtaGCTGCTTTCCACCTGTTGAGCGTGGGtctcccaatgatcacattaTATGAGGAGGGGCAATCTACCACCAGGAAGTCCAGCTGACGAGTCTGTTGCTTCGGGTAGGCTCCTATTGTGACTTTCAGCGACACAATGCCCTTGGGGTATACCCCGTCTCCGCtgaagctgacgaggggggaaTCGAATGGGCGCAATCTACCAGGATCTAGTTTCAACTGTTGGAAGGCCGGTAAGTACATGATGTTTGCGGAGCTGCCGTTGTCTACGAGGACCCTCTTAGTGTTAAACCCCTCGATTGTGAGTGTTATAACTAGGGGGTCATTATGCGGCTGCCTTACTCCCCGGGCATCCTCGTCGTTGAAAAATATATCTTGGTTTGTCCGTCTCTGCTTCAATAGGGGTTCCATATGGACGCTGTTTACTTGCCTCTAGCATGTTTTCTTGAGAGACTTGTATGATCCCCCCATGAATGGCCCCCCTGCGATTgtgcttatctccccgatcacgTCCTGTGGTGGTTGGGATGGACGAATCTCATTCTTGGACGAGGATTCGCGTTGGCTCTTGTTGCCGTCTCTGAACCTGCTGGATTCGCCTTTCTTCACATACTTctgaagttttctttttgtatCAACTCCTCTATCTGTCCTTTCAGGTCTCGAcaatcctccgtgtaatggcagtgatccttgtggaattggcagtatttatttttgtcacGCACGTTAGGTGACGAATGCAAGGGTCTCGGCCACTGAAGGTAGTGTTGATCCTggatctgtgtcaaaattttgtcaacaagCATAATTAGAGGTTTGAATTTTACcggtcgtggagctttctcgTCCCTTCGTTTGTCTACGTCACCTCCTTTACGGCCTGGgcgctccctcttttgtcccctacgttcgtcttccttccttccttccttcttcgGCCTTTCCTCGTCTACGATGGCTACCAATGTGTCCtcggcattcatgtacttttgggcTTTCAGTAGCATCTCGGCCATTGTTCGGGGCGGATTCTTTGCCAGCGAGACGACAAATTCTCTGGACTTAAGCCCCGCTTTAAATGTTGTCAGCTGGACCTTGTCGTCCGCGTCGTCCACCTCTAAGGTctctcgagtgaagcgtttCACGTACGACCGCAAGGTCTACCTCtccccttgcttaatagtgagtaggtgattTGCTGGTCTCTTGGGACGTTGCCCCCCGACAAAATGGCGCAGAAAGGCACTACTTAACTGCTCGAAGTTGTCAATGAACGAAGTGGGCAGTCTCGTGAACCACTCTCTTCCAGCTCCCCTCAACGTAGTAGGGAAAGAACGACACATTATCTCATCAaggggctgttgaaggcctagggtcgtcttgaaggtattaaggtgatcttggggatccTTGAGCCCATTAAAAGGCTCGAGTTGAGGCAACCGAAATTTTGCTGGTACCGGTCGTTCTAAGACCGCCATGGTAAAGGGAGAGTCCGTTGCCCTAACCTTTCTATCTAGGCTTCGATCCTTCTTCTCTTTGATGGCATTTCTTAGTTCGTCcatcttctttctcatttcttggaGGAGGTCGGAATGTTGTTCCTTTGGAGTAATGGTCCTTCGTCAGTCACTTCTCTCGTGGCTGTCCCCTTCGTCCTCTTAGACTGCCCTTGACCGATTCTCATCCTGCTGTAGCCTttgtctcatctcctgattcTGTCTGGTGAGTTCTTCGACGGTGGCCGCGAGAGTTTGAACTTGCTGTGCCAAGGCCGCTGAAtcctggttggattccatctggatATTGGAGGTGGTAGGAACTGCATTTTCATAGTATGAGAATTTCGTTCCCACATACgacgccaaactgatgaagcagaaGCTCGTTAGTTTCTTTGGGTTCGTCCAGACGATGCCGGTCGCACTCTGGCGACGCGATAGAAGCGAGAACTCACTCAAAtagtcaccggtgtggtgcctgccacaacgccttcGATGCCAAAATTAGTGTGAAAGAGGTAGcagtcaaaatatcaaaaatagcTCAGTATATGTTGTGATTCTGTGTGTACCTCGTATTAGTGTTGTCAGTCCCATCAGCTATAAAGTCAAATTAACTACtattaatccaattaaaaaaggCTTGAAAGTGATAAATTCATAAACATGTCAATCCAAATAGATATTAGAAAATCGAAAAATTATAAGATAGGTTTGCAAtcataactatcaaattatcaaaaattaacATCTTGAATCTTGATACAACTGGAGAACACTACACTATTCATAATAATGAACAAATCATCAAAATAGGTCCTTCAAATTGTGCATACACACAATATCAAAGCGCGCTCAAACTTATTGATATTTTTGAGGAAAAATCATTCAATTCTACCTCTATTTGCaaactagttattattattattattattattattttttttttagatgaacgCAGTCACAAACTAGTTAATTGTAACACATGTTTGTAAGGTTTTGAataaaatgtaacaaataaaaataaaaagaaaaacttcttTACAATTAAGCTCAAATATTCAAGAAACAAGGAAACTAACGAACACAGTGGACATTACCGTCCGAGGAAGCCAACGAACACAGGTTCTTGAGGAGTGCTCTCTGAGTGTCATGGGACAATTTTTGAGCAATAAACCGGTCAACTTACGAGCAACGAAAAACCTACTACGATAAGTTTGGAGGATGGGGACTGATATCAGAATTGTGGAAGTGGGTGAGGGCATCCTTCAGTTCAAATTTTCCATGGAGTCTCAACTTAAGTGGGTGATTGACAATGAACCTTGGTGTTTCGACAACCACCTCTTGGTAGTGAGGCGGTAGGAGAAAGGTATGTCGGCACAAAACATCACTTTTCCTACAATCTCGATATGGGTCCAAATATGGGGGCTACCCTTTGACTTAATGACGGAGGAAGCAATGAGAGAGATCGCTAGTGGCCTGGGAAAGGTGATACAGGTGGTTGCTAAAACCTTCAACTCTGATCAGGCATGCTTTCTTTGGGTAAGGGTAGACATTCCGCTGGACAAACCTCTAAGGAGGGGAGCCCCAGTGGTTAGTCCGGAAGGGGATAGAGCATGGATAGCATTCAAGTACGAAAGGATAGTGGGACTATATATGTTATGCCTGTGGCCGGCTCGGGCACGAGTTGAGAGCATGCCCCAACTCGGACCACACAACCAACCCCACAACGAAATTAAACAGAGACGTCGTACGGGGAGTGGATGAAGGTGGGGGCTCGTCGACGGGTTGAAGAGAGTAGTAACACGACACCCAAACCAGCGGCGGCTGGAAATTAGACTAGCGGCGGGTTTGATAGAGATAAAGATCAGCCGACAAAACCTAGTCCGTTGACCTTCCTAGCTGGCACACGTAAGGAAACATCATTAACACCAGCGACAGGTACGGAAAACGGATCCTCGCACGTCACGCAAGACTTGAAGTCCGAGTTAAATGCATTGGACGTGTCAGACACAAATCAAGCAACTACTTTTCATGAGGAAAGTAATAGTCAAAAAGTAACGGATCACATGATTATGGGCCATGATTCGGCTTTAACTACGGACATGCATGTAGTGTCTCAAGTTTCCAAAGAAGTGAACCATAATGTGGCATGCATCAAAGACAACCATGCAGGTCACGTGACTATAGAAGGAGTTAGTGGACGTGGTGGGCATGTGGGGATTAAATCTAACACTCAAACAAAACAGCCAACATGGGTTAGACGTGAAAGAGGACCATGTAGGGAGGGCGTGGAACATGACAAGAGTTCGAAGGAGATAGTGGGCCTCAAGAGGGTACTTGCCGAGAGTGGACTTGACAGAGTGGACGAAACTCATGGGGAAGGAAAGCAAAAAAAACTGGATGTGGGTTCTCCCTATCCAAACTCAACAACAGTGGAGGCTGCGGTCAATCGCAATGATCATCATAAGTTGGAATTTCCTGGGCTTGGGAACCAGCTGACAATGGATGTGCTTACAAACATGGTGAGAAGTAAAGGACCCACCGTTTTGTTCCTTATGGAAACAAAATGGAATATACCACATATGCGTAAGTTAGGGGCGGACCTTGGTTTTCAGTTGGTTTTAGCAGTAAGTTAGGGGCGGACCTTGGTTTTCAGTTGGTTTTAGCAGTACCAAGTGAGGGTCGAAGTGGAGGCCTGGGTATGCTCTAGAAGGCAGAGTGCAACCTACACATCCAAACTTTCTCCCCTAACCACATTGATGCGTATATCTTGCCACACGACCAACAACCTTGGCGAATAACCGGTTTTTATGGCCGACCAGAGTGAAATAGAAAACATGAGTCCTGGGAGTTACTCAAACACCTACGGGGCTAGGGCAACACTACCATGGCTCTAGGAGATTTCAATGAGATCCTACACTCCACGGAAAAACAAGGGTGCCTACCTATATATGCCACCGGCTCCAATGCTCGCCTTCAAAGAAACATTACTTCAGTATGGCCTAGAGGACCTCAGCTTCCAGGGACATACTTTCACGAGGCAAAATGGGCCACCAGGGGAAGCCTTTGTGCAAGAGAGGCTAGATAGGGCTTACGCAACCACTACGTGACAAGGACTGTTTCTAGAAGTAAGAGTTTTCCACATGCAGGCTTCCTACTCAGATTGTTAACATATataatgttgtgggctttaggcccaactagtttacttgtttagcactcttacttgtataacactcttacttgtactgcactcatatgcctcctatataaaggcactcatgtatattctttcagagtgaaatacaatactattcaattcagtatttttaacatggtatcagagtcactgctctgaccttttcttagcagtcttgtctttattggtgtaacttcgttctcaatattgcttccgctgtcacgACAACTGCCGCAGCCTTTCGCtgttgaaccttcgagtcttccagacatcgtcctcaggttccggacctgcagcagccgccgttgaggagtccgaacactgcaaagaccactgcctttttcggcaccgccgtgaatattgctccgaaaaattttccgaaggtaccacgaagatcgtcttgctccgaTCTATCTTTTTCGTGAAAACCTCACAGTTATCAGAGTCtccacgcgccctcacgcgCCGCCAGAAGTTTCTGCACTGCAGTTCACGCACccacgcgccgccacgcgcCGAACCGAGCCGCCACGCGCTGCCACGCGCCTACtcacgcgcctccacgcgcctactcacgcgcctccacgcgccATACTGATCCTGCTGATGTCAGCCCTAGCCACGTCAGCAAGCCACGTCAGTCTGCCACGTCAGCCTgccgttgactttgaccgttgaccgttgactttgaccgttgacttttctggagttgactttttcagtccaggttctccttactcagtttttcgcgtagatttcatttttgcaatccatttttgcatattttgcttctaaatgaagaataaggacaggtcttcttccttttgcaacaatcatCGCAGACAATCTAGTAAacgcttttgcaatttttgcaaacgttttggccataatattgagacttgctttcagcgcaataaatcagctattttagtttcttctgccactattgctaacattgagagtgtccaaccaatggctcccgtctttgcacagtctaagtcttcaggtcgcactttcaccatgaccacggatgaccttaaaaacatcatcgccaatgtcattcgtatggttggtaatgcatcttattcctcttctctctcagctttgtccggtatgtctccttcttcttggcttatggattctgcttgttgcaatcacatgacacctcactcgtccttattttctgaacttaaacctgcaccacaccctcttactattcgcacagcaaatggttccacaatgtctggtcataatatgggttccgtttcaacctccaacttctccgtttctggggtctttaatgttcctgacctttcttacaatttgttttctgtgggacaattagccgagttgggttatcgaatcatatttgattattctgggtgtattgtgcaggatccaaggacgggaTAGGAGCTAGGGACtggtcccagagttgggcgtatgtttcccgtggacaaccttcgtcttccacttgttgctcctgtttctattgcCGCAGCTTGCCGCAGTTTtcctctattccttctcttgctctttggcatgctcgacttggtcacgcatcttcttcccgtgtacaacaattggcttctagaggtttgctaGGTTCGGTGTCTGcgtaaaattttgattgtgtttcatgtcaattaggaaaacaaccactactttgcctttcaattctagtgaatctatatccaccgatatctttgaccttattcattcgatgtttggggaccttcctcgtctctagtattggtggatctcgatattttgttgtctttgttgatgattactctcgctatatttggatctttaatatgaaacatcgttcaattattgcaagtgtattctaattttgcaaaaatggttgaaactcaattttctaaacgtatcaaaattttcgatctgataatgctcttgagtacactcaatatgctttccaagtgttttgcattcctatgacaccgttcatcaactaacttgtccaggtacctttCGGCCAAAATGGTAAAGAgcgaacgaaaacttcgtcatattcttgacaccgtccgtgctcttcttctctctcgcCAAAGTtccctgctcctttttggggcgaagccGCTCTTCATGCCGTTcatactattaatcgcattcccgGATCCccgtcatccaaaatcaaactccatatgagcgcctttttgggtcacctccgaactatcaccacctacgctcattcggctctcgcttgtttcgttcttcttcggccacgagcataacaaacttaagcctaggtcaagactttgttgttttcttggttatggcgaaactcaaaaggggtatcgatgttatgatcctatttctcatcgtcttcgtgtctctcgcaatgttgtcttttgggaacatcgcctctttgttgagctctctcacttccgtacttctttatcttcctctttCGTCTTAGATCTATTTTCGGATGAGACGCAAATTCCTTCGTAGTCGCTCCCGACCCTCCTATAGCTCGATCCCGATCCTCTTGTAGTTGCTCCCGATTCTCCTATTAACTTCTCTCGTCCAACCACCgaaatccttgatccctttcctagttccccttTTAATGAACATGGAAGATGAGCAGtgtcgaagacgagctacccaa
This genomic stretch from Castanea sativa cultivar Marrone di Chiusa Pesio chromosome 1, ASM4071231v1 harbors:
- the LOC142633001 gene encoding uncharacterized protein LOC142633001, whose protein sequence is MEPLLKQRRTNQDIFFNDEDARGVRQPHNDPLVITLTIEGFNTKRVLVDNGSSANIMYLPAFQQLKLDPGRLRPFDSPLVSFSGDGVYPKGIVSLKVTIGAYPKQQTRQLDFLVVDCPSSYNVIIGRPTLNRWKAATSTYCLKVKFPTKDGVGEVKGDQVLARECYQAVLAAGENHTWTIEEEKEDKMEALEIVELVKGETAKVTRIGTTLSPEMRKKLVQFLKENLDIFAWSHEDMPGIPRQVIQHELNIGPGKKPIQQRR